One genomic window of Conexivisphaerales archaeon includes the following:
- a CDS encoding acylphosphatase, which produces MTKRVKLKIYGIVQGVGFRYFVRRQAIALGLAGYARNMPDGSVEVALEGEDEAVDMAVDACRIGPPSSTVTRVEVEEVQPINQTGFKIE; this is translated from the coding sequence ATGACAAAGCGTGTAAAGCTCAAGATATATGGTATAGTGCAGGGGGTTGGGTTCAGATATTTTGTGAGAAGGCAGGCGATAGCTCTTGGTCTGGCAGGATATGCCAGAAACATGCCAGATGGTTCAGTTGAAGTAGCGCTTGAGGGGGAGGACGAAGCTGTAGATATGGCGGTAGATGCTTGCAGAATTGGTCCCCCTTCGTCGACAGTTACCAGGGTTGAAGTGGAGGAGGTTCAGCCGATAAACCAGACCGGTTTCAAAATAGAATAA
- a CDS encoding DUF371 domain-containing protein, producing MKGRLLDTVNFTGHSNVRATNNSTIEVTTEDYLTLRGDCIIGILADKSCSNLSDEAKLWLERDDSKVIIRIKVLEKEFEFIAMGSSKLSHTSNVSMVIRKSSFISERTLAVKAGAAAKDIPREMIAYLQKGEKGRLEIYSYHL from the coding sequence TTGAAGGGCAGGCTTCTTGATACTGTAAACTTTACAGGCCACTCAAACGTCAGAGCTACGAACAACTCCACCATTGAGGTTACTACTGAGGATTACTTGACGTTAAGGGGAGACTGCATAATAGGCATCTTGGCTGATAAGAGCTGCAGCAATCTATCTGATGAAGCAAAGCTCTGGCTGGAAAGAGACGACAGCAAGGTAATCATAAGGATAAAGGTGCTTGAAAAGGAGTTCGAATTCATTGCAATGGGAAGCAGCAAGCTCAGCCATACAAGCAATGTAAGCATGGTGATAAGAAAGAGCAGCTTCATATCAGAAAGAACCCTAGCAGTGAAAGCTGGTGCAGCTGCAAAAGATATCCCCAGAGAGATGATAGCTTATCTGCAGAAAGGAGAAAAAGGAAGGCTTGAAATCTACTCCTATCATTTATAA
- a CDS encoding Lrp/AsnC family transcriptional regulator gives MDKVDQAIIKYLQQDGRAPYLEIASKLGMSEAAVRRRVKNLVKNGVIRKFTIDLQASQIASALTLVAVTPGSPTSEVADKIKLLPAVRKVNEITGQYDIAITIEAFSMEEVNNTIDQIRKTEGVASTNTMVILREVV, from the coding sequence TTGGACAAGGTAGACCAAGCGATAATAAAGTACCTCCAGCAGGATGGCAGAGCTCCATACTTGGAAATAGCATCCAAGCTAGGCATGTCAGAGGCTGCTGTGAGAAGAAGGGTAAAGAATCTGGTAAAGAATGGTGTGATCAGGAAATTCACGATAGACCTGCAGGCCTCACAGATAGCCAGCGCCCTTACTCTCGTAGCTGTAACCCCAGGCTCCCCAACCAGCGAAGTTGCAGATAAGATCAAACTTCTTCCAGCAGTGAGAAAGGTCAACGAAATAACAGGTCAGTATGATATAGCGATAACTATAGAGGCCTTCAGCATGGAGGAGGTCAACAACACGATAGACCAGATAAGGAAGACTGAAGGAGTCGCAAGCACAAACACAATGGTCATACTGAGAGAAGTAGTCTGA